One Verrucomicrobiota bacterium genomic window carries:
- a CDS encoding phytoene/squalene synthase family protein — protein sequence MTDQAMTSGEQELLTSLLKAVSRSFYLTLRVLPRAVRSQIGLAYLLARATDTIADTTLVPVSQRLEALAALRHRILGQSTGRFTFEVSASAVDNPAELKLLQRIEEALGLLAGNQSADQAQIRTVLETITSGQILDLQRFGGASESAIVALKTDAELDDYTYRVAGCVGEFWTHLCRGHLFPEVPLDEGRLLQQGVRFGKGLQLVNILRDLPKDLRNGRCYLPQDRLQTIGLRPSDLLDPNREKTLRPLYVQYLDLAHEHLAAGWEYTNTVPYGQRRVRLACAWPILIGIKTLVKLRANPILATNSCVKVSRNEVRAVLFSTLIRYPFPKLWQRLFT from the coding sequence ATGACTGACCAAGCCATGACGTCCGGCGAACAGGAACTGCTGACCTCGCTATTGAAAGCGGTTTCCCGTTCGTTTTATCTGACGTTGCGGGTGTTGCCGCGCGCGGTGCGCTCGCAGATCGGGCTGGCCTACCTGCTGGCGCGCGCCACAGACACCATCGCGGATACCACGTTAGTTCCTGTCAGTCAGCGCTTGGAAGCATTGGCCGCCTTGCGGCACCGCATTCTGGGGCAAAGCACCGGGCGATTCACGTTTGAGGTGTCGGCGTCCGCCGTGGACAACCCGGCAGAACTGAAATTGTTGCAACGCATTGAGGAGGCGTTGGGATTGCTGGCGGGCAATCAGTCGGCAGACCAGGCGCAAATCCGCACCGTACTGGAAACTATCACCTCGGGGCAGATTCTGGACCTGCAACGGTTTGGCGGGGCCAGCGAGTCGGCGATTGTTGCCTTGAAAACGGATGCGGAACTGGATGATTACACCTACCGGGTGGCGGGTTGCGTGGGGGAATTCTGGACCCATCTTTGCCGGGGGCACCTGTTTCCAGAAGTCCCTCTGGATGAAGGGCGACTGTTGCAGCAAGGGGTGCGTTTTGGGAAGGGCTTGCAACTGGTCAATATCCTGCGCGATCTGCCCAAGGATTTACGAAATGGGCGCTGCTATCTGCCACAGGACCGATTGCAGACCATCGGGTTACGACCGTCGGACTTGCTGGACCCGAATCGGGAAAAAACGCTGCGTCCGCTGTATGTTCAGTATCTGGACTTGGCGCATGAGCATTTGGCGGCGGGGTGGGAATACACCAACACGGTGCCGTACGGGCAAAGGCGGGTCCGACTGGCCTGTGCATGGCCCATATTAATTGGAATAAAAACGCTGGTAAAACTCCGCGCAAACCCTATACTCGCAACAAATTCGTGCGTTAAAGTAAGTCGGAACGAAGTGCGGGCAGTGCTGTTCAGCACGCTGATTCGCTACCCGTTCCCGAAATTATGGCAGCGTTTATTCACGTAA